In one Cervus elaphus chromosome 9, mCerEla1.1, whole genome shotgun sequence genomic region, the following are encoded:
- the LOC122699116 gene encoding olfactory receptor 7A17-like, with protein MEPGNNTRILEFLLLGLSEEEELQPLIFGLFLSMYLITVFGNLLIILAISSDSHLHTPMYFFLSNLSFVDICFTSTTIPKMLWNIQNNNRGITYGGCITQMYFYILFAGLDDILLSVMAYDRYVAICHPLLYTVIMSPRLCGLLLLISWVLVALYSLLHSLMVLRLSFCPLVQIPHFFCELSQLVQLASSDIFLNYMVMYFAAVLVGVGPFAGILCSYSKIVSCICKITSAQGKYKAFSTCVSHLSVVFLFYFTALGVFLSSGTTYTSHSSTIASVMYTVVTPMLNPFIYSLRNRDIKEGLKRLYWMPSTKDQLY; from the coding sequence GAAGAACTGCAGCCCCTCATCTTTGGGCTCTTCCTCTCCATGTACCTAATCACTGTGTTTggaaacctgctcatcatcctggcCATCAGCTcagactcccacctccacacgcccatgtacttcttcctctccaacctgtccTTTGTAGACATCTGTttcacctccaccaccatcccaAAGATGCTGTGGAACATCCAGAACAATAACAGAGGTATCACCTATGGAGGCTGCATCACCCAGATGTATTTTTACATACTGTTTGCAGGATTGGATGACATTCTCCTGAGTGTGATGGCCTATGATCGGTATGTGGCCATCTGCCATCCCCTGCTCTACACGGTCATCATGAGCCCCCGGCTCTGTGGACTGCTGCTTCTGATATCCTGGGTGCTTGTTGCCTTGTATTCCTTGCTACACAGCTTAATGGTGTTGCGATTGTCCTTCTGTCCACTTGTGCAAATCCCCCACTTTTTCTGTGAACTCAGTCAGCTGGTACAACTTGCCAGTTCTGACATCTTTCTTAACTACATGGTGATGTATTTTGCAGCTGTCCTGGTGGGTGTTGGTCCTTTTGCTGGCATCCTTTGCTCATATTCTAAAATAGTTTCCTGCATATGTAAAATCACATCAGCTCAGGGGAAGTATAAAGCATTTTCCACCTGTGTGTCCCACCTCTCAGTTgtcttcctattttattttacagcCTTAGGAGTGTTCCTTAGCTCTGGGACTACCTACACCTCACATTCAAGTACAATTGCCTCGGTCATGTACACTGTGGTCACACCTATGCTGAACCCTTTCATTTACAGTCTGAGAAACCGAGATATAAAAGAGGGTCTAAAGAGATTGTATTGGATGCCAAGTACAAAAGACCAACTATACTAG